The segment GCCGCCAGCGTTCGTCCTGAGCCAGGATCAAACTCTCCAATAAAGTTTGATTGCTCATTTGTTCAAAAAAATTAACGTTGACGCTTTTGTTTTGTTTAGTTTTCAAAGAACATTTTTTCAAGTTATCGCTCATAAGCGACTTTTTTAATATAACATTTTCAAATTGTTATGTCAATAACTTTTTTTAGTTTGTTTTTATGTTTTGCTGCTTTAAAACATTGTTCCGCAGCGACGAATATAAATATATCACGGGGATAATTATACGTCAATATGCTTTTTTATATTTTTTTAATTACTTTCTACAGAATAACATCTGTGATAAATATGTTGACCTTTTGTTTCCACCTTATGCACATGAATATATCCACGCTCTATTAAGAATTCTATCATAATAGAAAGGTCTATTGAATAATGAGTAAGCTGTGAATGATTCATTATATCTTCATAAGTCCATGGTTCATCTTTGCTTGATAAAACCTCAAGTAAATGTTCAGAGCCTAGCTCAATTTTTGAACTAATAAGAAAATCACTAGCTAAAAATAATAACTCTAAATTTTTTTCTAATGTTTCTTCACCTTCAATTAATTTCTCATATAACTTATAAATCTCAGGTTCAATTTGTTTCACTTGTCCCCAAACAAGAACCTCAGGATGAAATCCATTTTCAACAACCGCTAAACGGGCAAGATGATGCAGTGCATGAACAACATAATTAAACGCATCTAGATATTGCTTAGAGTCATAAAATTTTTTACCTTCTAAATATCTTCTAATTAGTTTAGCAAATTCTACGCCCATTTTTAGTTTACGGTAGTCTCTAGGAAACATCTCTAACTCATTTCTAAGGTTGTGAATGTATTCATTTCTATCAAATAAAACCCGTCCATTCATTAACCATTCAATAACTTTTCTATTAGAGCCTAGCAATACCCATTCATTTAATTGGTTTTCATCTACAATATGTAAGGCAGCTTTGTTCTCGTTGAATTCATAATGTTTAATTTGAACCGATTGTTCTGAATCTTTAATAATGACTAATAACACAGCATCAAATGTATCGGTGATAGAACTAACAGCTTCTCCCTTTTTTTCTACGATAATTACACCTATTGTATTTTTATGACTCGCTCTTTCCTGATAAATGGGACGAAGTATATCTTCCATTTTAAGTTCCTCCCTTTTTTGATAATTATTTATTCGATACTAATTTTAAATAACCTTTAATTTTTGAAGTTATTAATATAGAAACTATTGATATCAATAAATATACTCTCTTATGTCTATACAATGCAATTGTTAAGCGTGTACATTTCTATTTTAGTTATGCTATATTATTAAATTAGGAGGTTGACGGCATGGCTAAAAAATATTCAAATAAAATAAACAAAATACGCACATTTGCTCTTAGTTTGATTTTTATTGGGGTTCTTGTAATGTATGGTGGTATATTCTTTCGGTCATCAGTTGTTGCGATGACTGTCTTTATGATTTTAGGTCTTCTATGTATTGTAGCTAGTACGGTTGTTTACTTTTGGATTGGTATGTTATCTACAAAAACTGTTCAAGTAGTGTGTCCATCATGCCAAAAGACAACAAAAATGTTAGGTAAAGTAGATATATGTATGTATTGCAACGAACCGCTAACTCTTGATCCATCACTTGAAGGAAAAGAATTTAATGAAAAATATAATAAGAAAGACAAAAAAACAATTACAAAATAACATCTTATAAGATAAAAGCTGATAGTCTTTTCGACCATCAGCTTTTTAGTGCTTTTTATTTTGTTGACAATCTTCACATACTCCGTAAACTTCCATACGGTGATGGCTTACTTTAAATCCTGTCACATGTTCCGCTAATGCTTCTACCTCATCCAATCCAGGATAATGGAAATCAACAATTTTACCACATTCCTCACATATCACATGGTAATGATCTGTTGTAACATAATCAAATCGGCTGGATGCATCTCCATATGTTAGCTCTTTAACTAAACCTACTTCACGGAACACCCTTAAGTTATTATATACTGTTGCTACACTCATATTAGGAAATTTACCTTCAAGCGCTTTATAAATATCGTCAGCAGTTGGGTGTGACACATTATGGATAAGATACTCAAGAACCGCATGACGTTGTGGGGTAATTCTAACCCCTGTTTGCTTTAACGCCTCAAGAGCTTCTTTCAATTGGTCATGA is part of the Cytobacillus sp. IB215665 genome and harbors:
- a CDS encoding YgzB family protein, with amino-acid sequence MAKKYSNKINKIRTFALSLIFIGVLVMYGGIFFRSSVVAMTVFMILGLLCIVASTVVYFWIGMLSTKTVQVVCPSCQKTTKMLGKVDICMYCNEPLTLDPSLEGKEFNEKYNKKDKKTITK
- the perR gene encoding peroxide-responsive transcriptional repressor PerR, producing the protein MTVSHHDQLKEALEALKQTGVRITPQRHAVLEYLIHNVSHPTADDIYKALEGKFPNMSVATVYNNLRVFREVGLVKELTYGDASSRFDYVTTDHYHVICEECGKIVDFHYPGLDEVEALAEHVTGFKVSHHRMEVYGVCEDCQQNKKH
- a CDS encoding nucleotidyltransferase-like protein, translated to MEDILRPIYQERASHKNTIGVIIVEKKGEAVSSITDTFDAVLLVIIKDSEQSVQIKHYEFNENKAALHIVDENQLNEWVLLGSNRKVIEWLMNGRVLFDRNEYIHNLRNELEMFPRDYRKLKMGVEFAKLIRRYLEGKKFYDSKQYLDAFNYVVHALHHLARLAVVENGFHPEVLVWGQVKQIEPEIYKLYEKLIEGEETLEKNLELLFLASDFLISSKIELGSEHLLEVLSSKDEPWTYEDIMNHSQLTHYSIDLSIMIEFLIERGYIHVHKVETKGQHIYHRCYSVESN